A stretch of the Propionispora hippei DSM 15287 genome encodes the following:
- the srlA gene encoding PTS glucitol/sorbitol transporter subunit IIC: MDFLVATGESFIKLINTGGETLVGMITGILPAALIALTIMNTIIALVGQDRIEGLAQRLAGKRILVRYLFLPYLSAFFFSNPTAFLMGRFLPERYKPGYYEAVNCSTMAPLMCFFPHVNPAELYAWLGVADGVMKLGLPIGPLAVSVFFLAMFTTTLKAFVVEKIAHALARKKGLDWDKLEARKLGQPMEEPLL; this comes from the coding sequence ATGGATTTTTTAGTAGCCACCGGCGAGAGCTTTATTAAGCTGATCAATACCGGTGGGGAGACACTGGTCGGCATGATCACCGGTATTTTACCGGCGGCTTTAATTGCCCTGACCATTATGAACACCATCATTGCCTTAGTCGGCCAGGACCGGATTGAGGGCCTGGCCCAGCGGCTGGCCGGGAAACGGATTTTAGTCCGCTACTTATTCCTGCCGTACCTGTCGGCGTTTTTCTTTTCTAATCCCACCGCCTTTTTGATGGGGCGGTTTTTGCCGGAGCGGTATAAGCCCGGCTACTACGAGGCGGTTAACTGCAGCACCATGGCGCCGCTGATGTGTTTCTTTCCCCATGTCAATCCGGCTGAACTGTACGCTTGGTTAGGTGTAGCCGATGGCGTGATGAAATTGGGCTTACCCATCGGACCGCTGGCGGTCAGCGTTTTTTTCCTGGCCATGTTCACCACCACGTTAAAAGCGTTTGTAGTGGAAAAGATCGCCCATGCCTTAGCCAGGAAGAAAGGCCTCGACTGGGACAAGCTGGAGGCCCGGAAGCTGGGACAGCCTATGGAGGAACCTTTACTGTAA
- a CDS encoding PTS sorbitol transporter subunit IIB, translating into MSQNFILSLSSVIGRVVSTFVQAGRESVKLMLSTVLPFMVFVSAIVGIIMGSGLGQRIADGLAALAGNPWGLLALGMVSAIPVLSPILGPGAVIPQTIGVLVGTLIASGKIPPHLALPALFAIHQPVGADFIPVGLSLTEAEPETAEVGVPAVLYAKFLVAPIEVGAALAVSFFIYQ; encoded by the coding sequence ATGAGTCAGAACTTCATTTTGTCCCTCTCCTCCGTGATTGGCCGGGTTGTCAGTACCTTCGTCCAGGCCGGACGGGAATCGGTCAAACTCATGCTCAGTACCGTCCTGCCGTTCATGGTCTTCGTCAGCGCCATTGTCGGCATCATTATGGGCAGCGGCCTCGGTCAGCGCATTGCCGACGGACTGGCCGCCTTGGCGGGCAACCCCTGGGGCTTACTGGCTTTGGGCATGGTATCGGCCATTCCGGTGTTGTCGCCTATCCTCGGACCGGGAGCAGTTATACCCCAGACCATCGGCGTCCTGGTCGGCACGCTCATTGCCAGCGGTAAGATTCCGCCGCATCTGGCGTTACCCGCCTTATTTGCTATTCACCAGCCGGTGGGAGCCGATTTTATTCCGGTGGGGCTAAGCCTGACGGAAGCCGAACCGGAAACCGCCGAAGTCGGCGTCCCGGCGGTGCTGTATGCCAAGTTCTTAGTAGCGCCGATTGAAGTAGGGGCCGCCCTGGCGGTCAGCTTCTTTATCTATCAGTAG
- a CDS encoding PTS glucitol/sorbitol transporter subunit IIA — MDIYRTTIEAIGPYALDFLETDVLITFYPQAPDGLKEYCLILTPTELVTDIQVGDCLLLGETRYPVTVVGPVASENLRNLGHISLRFDGAITTPWAGSIHLAGDKPQAATVGEMLAIEREA, encoded by the coding sequence ATGGATATCTACCGGACTACGATTGAAGCTATCGGCCCCTATGCTTTAGATTTTCTCGAAACCGACGTACTCATCACTTTTTACCCCCAGGCTCCGGACGGGTTAAAGGAGTATTGCCTGATTTTAACCCCGACGGAGTTAGTGACAGATATTCAAGTGGGAGATTGCTTGCTGCTGGGTGAAACACGTTACCCCGTAACCGTCGTAGGTCCCGTGGCCAGTGAGAACCTGCGCAATCTGGGACATATCTCGCTGCGCTTTGATGGGGCCATCACCACTCCCTGGGCTGGCAGCATCCATCTGGCAGGTGACAAGCCACAAGCGGCAACAGTAGGGGAGATGCTGGCTATTGAGCGGGAAGCGTAG
- a CDS encoding transcriptional regulator GutM yields MNSLSLEALLVYLFLLILLQGLLGIYQLKKITRTLGHLQKLGICGYGSARHWAGWRVYYLILADPTGRIRSAYRLKGISLGTDFAPDKKFTFSEISELLAYYVQRERLNLQETAQLRAAEEVHRKLAALQATRAI; encoded by the coding sequence ATGAACAGCCTAAGCCTGGAAGCCCTGCTTGTCTATCTCTTTCTCCTTATCCTGCTGCAGGGACTGCTCGGTATCTACCAACTGAAAAAGATCACCCGGACGCTAGGACACCTGCAAAAACTGGGTATCTGCGGCTATGGCAGTGCTCGGCACTGGGCTGGATGGCGGGTGTACTATCTGATCCTGGCCGACCCGACCGGGCGTATCCGCAGCGCCTACCGGCTAAAGGGTATTAGCCTCGGTACCGATTTTGCGCCGGATAAGAAGTTTACCTTTAGTGAAATTTCGGAACTGCTGGCTTACTATGTCCAGCGAGAACGTTTGAACTTACAAGAGACCGCCCAGCTTCGCGCCGCCGAAGAGGTTCACCGGAAGCTGGCGGCGTTGCAAGCCACTAGGGCGATCTAA
- a CDS encoding iron-containing alcohol dehydrogenase: protein MNQEKYPVTYGRNLLTNLTDSKENWLIVTDPVIWEKLKGQVRQDAIQLYFVTTMEKKVMDEEVKTLSGFSQVLGLGGGMAADAAKLWATAHQVPLYQMPTALSVNAFLCYKTAVRYDHVVKYEGDILPKEILIDFDILEQAPRHLNLSGVGDLLSCLTASYDWKINALITKSHAFDQRIYDETQEMLALLAEYMGEIVKNKEPGLRYIVRAYKGIAEHSYRMRHTMWEDGSEHNVFMNLERITGRQFLHGQAVCLGVYFMSAFQDNQHERAVSLIRRSEIDIRPQALQITIDDIRQALLTLNEFVRAQNIRYSICNAKEVTAEWVEEIIAKYQRDFPAV from the coding sequence ATGAACCAGGAGAAATATCCGGTCACTTATGGCCGGAATCTGTTAACTAACTTAACTGACAGTAAAGAAAACTGGCTGATTGTTACCGATCCGGTTATCTGGGAGAAGTTAAAGGGGCAGGTCAGGCAAGATGCGATTCAGCTCTATTTCGTCACTACCATGGAGAAAAAGGTCATGGACGAGGAAGTCAAAACCCTGTCCGGATTTAGTCAAGTCTTAGGGCTGGGTGGTGGCATGGCTGCCGACGCGGCCAAGCTATGGGCCACGGCTCATCAGGTGCCTTTATACCAGATGCCGACTGCTTTATCAGTCAATGCTTTTCTCTGCTATAAGACAGCGGTCCGCTATGACCATGTGGTTAAATATGAAGGCGATATCCTGCCGAAGGAGATTCTGATTGACTTCGATATCCTGGAGCAGGCGCCCCGCCATTTAAACCTGTCCGGTGTCGGCGATTTATTAAGCTGCCTGACCGCCAGTTACGACTGGAAGATCAACGCTCTAATCACCAAGTCTCACGCCTTTGATCAGCGGATCTATGACGAAACCCAGGAAATGCTGGCGCTGTTAGCCGAGTATATGGGTGAGATTGTGAAGAACAAAGAACCGGGCCTGCGCTATATTGTCCGGGCCTATAAGGGAATAGCCGAACACAGCTACCGGATGCGGCATACCATGTGGGAAGACGGCTCAGAGCATAACGTCTTTATGAACTTGGAACGGATTACCGGCAGGCAGTTTCTCCACGGCCAGGCCGTTTGCCTGGGGGTCTACTTTATGTCGGCTTTCCAGGATAACCAGCACGAACGGGCGGTGTCGCTGATTAGACGGTCGGAGATTGATATTAGGCCCCAGGCACTGCAGATTACGATCGACGATATTCGCCAGGCCTTACTCACTTTGAACGAGTTCGTCCGGGCGCAGAATATCCGTTATTCGATCTGCAACGCCAAAGAGGTTACGGCAGAGTGGGTAGAGGAGATCATAGCGAAATATCAACGGGATTTTCCTGCTGTATAA
- a CDS encoding glucosamine-6-phosphate deaminase, whose product MKIIVTDSYEASCREAANQLLSVVTANPQACLGLATGGTAQGVYPHLVEAYKQQAVSYTEIRTVNLDEYIGLKPDHPQSYRHYMDTYFFDHIDINPLNTYIPSGSQLLQPEITNFSRILEIWPRDVQLLGVGVNGHIGFNEPGEVLQEGVHVATLDRETIKANARFFASEDEVPKTAITMGVGDILQAGKIVLLTTGSQKAAVLKKLLTSDEVTTQVPCTLLKLHRDVTVFLDKELARQVGVSS is encoded by the coding sequence GTGAAGATCATTGTAACCGATTCGTATGAAGCATCTTGTCGCGAAGCGGCTAACCAACTGCTGAGCGTTGTTACGGCTAACCCACAAGCCTGTTTGGGCTTAGCTACCGGCGGGACAGCGCAAGGGGTGTATCCCCATCTGGTGGAGGCTTACAAGCAGCAAGCGGTGAGCTATACAGAAATCCGGACGGTGAATTTGGATGAATATATCGGCTTAAAACCCGATCATCCGCAGAGCTACCGCCATTACATGGATACATATTTCTTTGACCATATTGATATCAATCCGCTCAATACCTATATCCCTTCCGGCAGCCAGTTGCTGCAGCCGGAGATTACCAACTTTAGCCGCATCCTGGAGATCTGGCCCAGGGATGTACAGCTACTGGGTGTCGGGGTGAACGGTCATATCGGGTTTAACGAGCCGGGCGAGGTGCTGCAGGAAGGGGTTCATGTGGCTACGCTGGATCGGGAGACGATTAAGGCGAATGCCCGGTTCTTTGCCAGCGAGGACGAGGTGCCGAAGACAGCCATCACGATGGGTGTGGGCGATATCCTGCAGGCTGGGAAGATCGTGTTGTTGACCACCGGCAGTCAGAAGGCTGCTGTTTTGAAAAAGCTGCTAACCAGCGACGAGGTCACAACGCAAGTTCCCTGCACACTCTTAAAGCTGCACCGGGATGTGACGGTGTTTCTGGATAAGGAATTAGCCCGGCAGGTGGGGGTAAGTAGCTGA
- a CDS encoding CDP-alcohol phosphatidyltransferase family protein, which produces MKQLPNILSCARIILSLALLFVLDQLSWFLILYLICGLTDMADGIIARRLKAETRLGAKLDSLGDFVFFSVSLVRFIPLLDKENSLFLSLVIALVTVLRVSNLIITKVKFRQWGMIHTILNKITGLALFSVLPVCLLTASLPLGLILPLGMIAILSATEECIILLTAKTYDANRKSLFAHEQCGK; this is translated from the coding sequence TTGAAACAACTACCTAATATCCTTTCCTGCGCCCGTATCATCCTTTCGCTGGCGTTGCTGTTCGTTCTAGATCAGCTTTCTTGGTTTTTAATTCTTTATCTGATATGCGGACTGACTGATATGGCTGACGGAATCATTGCTCGCCGTCTTAAGGCGGAAACAAGACTGGGAGCAAAGCTAGACAGCCTGGGAGATTTTGTGTTTTTCAGTGTTTCGCTGGTAAGGTTTATACCGCTGCTTGATAAAGAAAATAGCCTATTTCTCTCCCTTGTCATCGCCTTGGTTACCGTTCTTCGCGTTAGCAATCTGATTATTACAAAGGTAAAGTTCAGGCAATGGGGTATGATACACACGATTTTGAACAAAATCACAGGATTAGCTCTTTTTAGCGTTCTGCCAGTATGCTTGCTGACAGCTTCCTTACCGCTTGGACTCATCCTCCCGCTGGGCATGATAGCGATTCTTTCAGCAACAGAAGAATGCATCATACTATTAACCGCCAAAACCTACGACGCCAATAGGAAGAGCCTCTTTGCACATGAGCAGTGCGGCAAGTAA
- a CDS encoding methyl-accepting chemotaxis protein encodes MNVLLVGGGRGGAGILELCRKVPEVDIVGVVDVKTDAVAIQLAKQMGIRTFNDVRDALKSSAVDAVLNITGNEEVNRLIEENKQEHVKVVDDFATKMLYHLVKSQALMQEELQSKVEVLSHSVNEAKKHINNTHEVIGFINKVSQQTNLLGLNAAIEAARAGEQGRGFAVVAQEVRKLAEDSVEATKKINSILGNIESSMQTIITGIEQTAAVAEKHSSNELIVGLKVR; translated from the coding sequence ATGAACGTTCTGTTAGTTGGTGGAGGCAGAGGTGGCGCCGGGATTCTGGAGCTTTGCCGAAAGGTTCCTGAGGTGGATATTGTAGGAGTTGTAGATGTCAAAACCGATGCGGTGGCAATCCAGTTGGCCAAACAAATGGGGATTCGGACGTTTAACGATGTGAGAGATGCATTGAAGTCATCGGCCGTTGATGCTGTTCTCAACATTACCGGCAACGAAGAAGTAAACCGGCTGATCGAAGAGAATAAACAGGAACATGTGAAGGTTGTTGATGACTTTGCCACCAAGATGCTGTATCATTTAGTGAAATCTCAGGCGTTAATGCAGGAAGAACTGCAATCCAAGGTGGAGGTATTATCCCATTCCGTTAACGAGGCTAAAAAGCATATTAACAATACCCATGAAGTTATTGGTTTTATCAATAAGGTATCCCAACAGACCAACCTGCTAGGCTTGAATGCAGCTATTGAGGCAGCCCGTGCCGGAGAACAGGGCCGGGGCTTCGCAGTAGTGGCGCAGGAAGTGCGCAAGCTGGCCGAAGACAGTGTGGAAGCAACTAAGAAAATCAATTCGATTCTGGGAAATATTGAATCTTCCATGCAAACTATTATAACCGGTATTGAACAGACAGCAGCCGTTGCCGAAAAGCACTCCAGCAATGAACTGATTGTCGGATTAAAAGTAAGATAG
- a CDS encoding DUF2000 domain-containing protein — protein sequence MSGSNIKCVMIIDSELPIGMVANTSAILGITLGKHIPEQVGADVMDASGQAHLGIITIPVTMLRGDKTILRECRERLYGPEFSDLVVVDFSDVAQGCNVYSEYVAIAATVSEPDHTYLGIAMYGNKKKINKLTGFMSLLR from the coding sequence ATGAGTGGTTCTAATATAAAGTGTGTCATGATCATAGATTCGGAATTGCCCATCGGCATGGTGGCAAACACCTCTGCCATCTTAGGAATCACGTTGGGAAAACACATCCCTGAACAGGTAGGAGCAGATGTGATGGATGCTTCCGGTCAAGCTCACCTGGGTATTATTACAATCCCCGTAACCATGCTGCGTGGCGACAAGACGATTCTGAGAGAGTGCAGGGAACGTCTGTATGGCCCGGAATTTAGCGACCTGGTTGTTGTTGATTTTTCGGATGTTGCGCAAGGGTGTAATGTCTACAGTGAATATGTAGCAATAGCAGCAACCGTATCTGAGCCGGACCATACTTATCTGGGGATTGCCATGTATGGGAACAAGAAAAAGATCAATAAGCTTACCGGCTTTATGTCGCTGTTAAGGTGA
- a CDS encoding AraC family transcriptional regulator: MSTESPIYSHNPYHTTKFPLLVLNVNHRTCTPFNEGFQVLHWHDEVQFVYILKGIVHVKIYDEEFDLQKNDGMFINRTVLHHITEKEDCHYHSYIIPARMLSFFSGSVMEQDDVEAIIHNPAFTHYLLRANDPTHKAVLHQLNLLDNLYFQDNKYTHYEYRLSIQLSIVWLEFISLLPAMDKVTPSKNYERIRTLISIIHTNYCRPLSIQDMAAAAHISKTECIRCFQKFVHQSPYQYLLKYRLHVSTSLLTTTDMSITDIALNVGFHSISSYIKYFKMYYHTTPYKYRLSCPVGYR, from the coding sequence ATGTCCACAGAATCACCCATCTATTCCCATAATCCTTATCACACAACGAAATTCCCACTCTTGGTTTTAAACGTAAACCATCGCACCTGCACTCCTTTCAACGAGGGATTTCAAGTATTACATTGGCATGATGAGGTACAATTCGTCTATATTTTAAAAGGAATTGTCCATGTTAAAATATATGATGAAGAATTTGATCTACAGAAAAACGACGGTATGTTTATTAATCGTACCGTATTGCATCACATTACAGAAAAAGAAGATTGCCATTATCACAGTTACATTATTCCAGCACGCATGTTATCTTTCTTTTCCGGCAGCGTTATGGAACAGGATGATGTGGAAGCTATCATCCATAATCCTGCCTTCACGCATTATTTGCTGCGCGCCAATGACCCAACTCATAAGGCTGTCCTTCATCAGCTAAATTTATTAGACAACCTATACTTTCAAGATAACAAATATACACATTACGAATATCGTCTTTCTATCCAATTATCTATAGTCTGGCTTGAATTCATCTCTCTTCTTCCCGCCATGGACAAAGTGACCCCTTCCAAAAATTACGAACGGATACGAACCTTAATCTCAATAATACATACTAATTATTGTCGTCCACTATCCATACAGGATATGGCCGCTGCCGCCCATATCAGTAAAACAGAGTGTATCCGCTGCTTTCAAAAATTTGTTCATCAATCTCCTTATCAATATCTGCTAAAATACCGCCTTCATGTGAGTACCTCTTTACTTACTACGACAGATATGTCGATAACGGATATTGCTTTAAATGTAGGATTTCATTCCATAAGTTCTTATATTAAATATTTCAAAATGTATTACCATACAACACCATACAAATATCGACTATCTTGCCCTGTGGGCTATCGCTGA
- a CDS encoding LPS biosynthesis protein, whose amino-acid sequence MIIDENEIEKLAMEQFHKGDSKEGRRIQEEFVANFREEFRMKDHCPCQKACRYHGNCKECVAIHRAHQEHVPNCMRIMINKKIRALSELTEHTIANEIVPPKEVLRKESPAGCGMNFSRQD is encoded by the coding sequence ATGATAATTGATGAAAACGAAATTGAGAAGCTAGCGATGGAACAGTTTCATAAAGGAGACAGCAAAGAGGGACGGCGGATTCAAGAGGAATTTGTAGCTAATTTTCGTGAGGAATTCAGAATGAAGGATCATTGCCCGTGCCAGAAGGCGTGCAGATATCATGGAAACTGCAAAGAGTGTGTCGCTATTCATAGAGCCCATCAGGAGCATGTACCAAACTGCATGAGGATTATGATAAACAAAAAAATCAGAGCTTTATCTGAATTAACGGAACATACCATAGCGAATGAAATAGTTCCACCGAAAGAGGTTTTAAGGAAAGAATCCCCAGCAGGATGCGGCATGAATTTTTCCAGGCAGGATTAA
- a CDS encoding YetF domain-containing protein: MLDGLDLIIRTLLILGALLLIARILGRRTLSELTFYDFVIGLIIGNIGSAVITETDFGIIHGLVSLVTATLWLLLIDMLSMKFVAARKLIEAEPLMVMHKGKILDANLKKRYYNTNDLLEMLREQGIFDPDQVELALIEPDGELSILKKTEYEPPAAKDFDAFQQTTTPASQLASREIIIDGKIIEQGLAQSGLTREELTAQLNNKGITNVADVTVAMLTPEGELYVDRRKDT; the protein is encoded by the coding sequence ATGCTAGATGGACTGGATTTAATCATTCGTACTTTGCTAATATTAGGCGCCTTGCTCCTCATCGCCAGAATACTGGGGCGAAGGACGCTATCGGAGCTGACGTTTTATGATTTTGTCATCGGCCTGATTATCGGCAATATCGGCAGTGCCGTTATTACCGAGACGGACTTCGGCATTATTCATGGCCTGGTTTCCCTGGTTACGGCAACCCTATGGCTGCTGCTTATCGACATGCTGTCAATGAAATTTGTTGCCGCCCGGAAATTAATTGAGGCCGAACCGCTCATGGTCATGCATAAGGGGAAAATCCTGGATGCGAATCTGAAAAAACGCTATTACAATACCAATGACCTTTTGGAAATGCTGCGTGAACAGGGGATCTTTGATCCGGACCAGGTAGAGTTGGCTTTGATTGAACCAGATGGAGAGCTTAGTATATTAAAGAAAACAGAGTATGAGCCCCCGGCGGCCAAAGACTTCGACGCATTCCAGCAAACCACAACTCCGGCAAGCCAGTTAGCTTCCAGAGAAATTATCATCGACGGGAAAATCATTGAGCAAGGTTTGGCTCAAAGCGGTTTAACGCGGGAAGAATTAACCGCTCAGCTAAACAATAAAGGAATTACGAATGTGGCCGATGTGACTGTAGCCATGCTGACACCGGAAGGAGAACTATATGTGGACCGGCGGAAAGATACTTAG
- a CDS encoding ArsR/SmtB family transcription factor — protein sequence MSHIDVLKALADENRLAILCFLQSGQKCVCEVEQVLAISQSATSKHLARLRLAGLIEAEKKAQWVHYSLSPVLFEQYPFVRELLAEVSPHHVFDTSKIKKMNCDN from the coding sequence ATGAGTCACATCGACGTTCTTAAAGCCCTGGCCGATGAAAACCGGCTGGCCATATTGTGTTTTCTCCAAAGCGGTCAAAAGTGTGTTTGTGAAGTTGAGCAGGTATTAGCAATCTCCCAGTCGGCTACGTCCAAGCATCTGGCAAGGTTGCGGCTGGCAGGCCTGATTGAGGCGGAGAAAAAAGCGCAGTGGGTACACTATAGCCTTTCGCCGGTCCTTTTTGAGCAGTATCCTTTTGTCCGGGAACTTCTCGCTGAGGTAAGCCCGCACCATGTCTTTGATACGAGCAAGATCAAAAAAATGAATTGTGATAATTAA
- a CDS encoding arsenate reductase ArsC encodes MRRVAFICVHNSCRSQMAEAFGRVLGLGVMEPYSAGTETRPAINQDAVRIMKEIGVDMELWQKPKLLEDIPAVDIVVTMGCNVSCPLLPCQHREDWGLDDPSGKSDEEFRVVRNLIHARMKDLLRRIESGAV; translated from the coding sequence GTGAGACGAGTGGCTTTTATCTGTGTTCATAACTCCTGCCGGTCGCAGATGGCGGAAGCCTTTGGCCGGGTATTAGGCTTAGGGGTTATGGAACCCTATTCGGCGGGGACCGAGACACGCCCGGCGATTAATCAGGATGCCGTCCGGATCATGAAGGAAATCGGTGTGGATATGGAGCTTTGGCAAAAGCCCAAACTGCTGGAGGATATTCCGGCCGTCGATATTGTCGTTACCATGGGTTGTAATGTGAGCTGCCCGCTGCTGCCGTGCCAACACCGGGAAGACTGGGGTTTAGATGATCCTTCCGGCAAGAGCGACGAAGAATTCAGGGTGGTTCGCAACTTGATTCACGCCAGGATGAAGGATTTGCTCCGGCGGATCGAGTCTGGCGCAGTATAA
- the arsD gene encoding arsenite efflux transporter metallochaperone ArsD, producing MKPIVIYDPAMCCSTGVCGPSVDTELLRVATVIENLKESGADIKRFNLSAQPEEFVKHPVISQYLKDNGPEILPVTLVDGQVVKTKGYPSNEEFSRWTGLDIQTKTKEGGCCCDGGCC from the coding sequence ATGAAACCAATCGTAATTTATGATCCGGCTATGTGTTGTTCGACCGGCGTCTGTGGTCCCAGTGTCGATACCGAGCTGTTGCGGGTGGCCACAGTCATTGAAAATCTGAAGGAAAGCGGCGCCGATATCAAACGGTTCAATCTTTCGGCGCAGCCCGAGGAGTTTGTAAAACATCCGGTGATCAGTCAATACCTGAAAGATAACGGTCCGGAGATTCTGCCGGTTACGCTGGTTGACGGCCAGGTTGTTAAAACCAAGGGGTACCCGTCGAATGAGGAATTTAGCCGCTGGACGGGGCTGGACATTCAAACTAAGACAAAAGAAGGTGGCTGCTGCTGTGACGGTGGATGCTGTTAG
- the arsA gene encoding arsenical pump-driving ATPase, whose translation MQGYHPARVELTKYFFFTGKGGVGKTSAACATAVNLADSGKRVMLISTDPASNLQDVFGVELDNKGTNIPEVPNLTVVNLDPVQAAHEYKETVIGPYKGVLPDAVIANMEEQLSGSCTVEIAAFNEFSHFLTDTTIKDQYEHVIFDTAPTGHTLRMLQLPSAWSSFISENTHGASCLGQLSGLESNKDMYKHAVTTLADPELTTVVLVSRPEKTSLVEAKRAAEELKELGVANQSLILNGVLELDTATDETALQLYQKQQQALQQIPEYLLTLPAYYIPLRAYNVYGISHIRAMLTETYSGEPTATDTLAPVHSLRELVDELYTGNKKVIFTMGKGGVGKSTLAAAIALGLVEKGVKVHLTTTDPAHHLQFLLADSTLLQVSHIDEQAELAKYKDEVLAKAREAMGDADLAYIEEDLRSPCTQEIAVFRAFAEIVEQADNRVVVIDTAPTGHTLLLLDATQSYHKEIQKSQGAIPASVKKLLPRLRNAAETEVVIVTLPEATPVHEADRLSGDLKRAGIPSTWWIVNSSFYLTATQSPLLKAKAQSEVQWINQVATLSQGHTVVIPWYDKELQQQELCKLIRP comes from the coding sequence ATGCAGGGCTACCATCCGGCCCGAGTGGAGCTGACAAAATATTTCTTCTTCACCGGCAAAGGCGGTGTAGGTAAAACATCTGCTGCCTGTGCCACGGCGGTAAACTTGGCCGACAGCGGCAAACGGGTCATGCTGATCAGCACCGATCCGGCTTCTAATTTGCAGGATGTCTTTGGGGTGGAGCTTGATAATAAGGGGACAAATATCCCGGAAGTGCCCAATCTGACGGTGGTGAATTTAGATCCCGTGCAGGCGGCCCACGAATACAAGGAAACAGTCATTGGTCCGTATAAGGGTGTGCTGCCGGATGCGGTCATCGCTAATATGGAGGAACAACTGTCCGGTTCCTGTACCGTGGAAATTGCCGCGTTTAATGAGTTTTCGCATTTTTTAACGGATACAACCATCAAAGACCAATATGAGCATGTTATTTTTGATACGGCGCCGACCGGCCATACGCTTAGGATGCTGCAGTTGCCGTCGGCCTGGAGCAGCTTTATCAGCGAGAATACCCACGGCGCTTCCTGTTTGGGCCAATTGTCCGGCTTGGAAAGTAATAAGGACATGTATAAGCATGCCGTAACAACGCTGGCCGACCCGGAACTTACTACTGTTGTGTTAGTTTCCAGGCCGGAAAAGACTTCTTTAGTTGAGGCCAAACGGGCAGCGGAAGAGCTTAAGGAACTGGGCGTGGCAAACCAAAGCCTGATTTTGAACGGCGTACTGGAATTGGATACTGCGACCGATGAAACGGCGCTGCAGCTCTATCAAAAACAACAACAGGCCCTGCAGCAGATTCCGGAATACCTGCTGACGCTGCCTGCTTACTATATCCCCCTGCGGGCTTACAATGTGTATGGAATTTCGCATATCCGCGCCATGCTTACCGAGACATACTCGGGCGAACCGACTGCAACCGACACGCTGGCTCCGGTACATTCGCTGCGGGAACTGGTGGATGAACTGTATACCGGTAACAAAAAGGTGATTTTTACTATGGGCAAAGGCGGTGTGGGGAAAAGCACGCTGGCGGCGGCCATTGCCTTAGGCTTAGTGGAAAAAGGAGTAAAGGTACATCTGACCACCACCGATCCGGCGCATCATTTGCAGTTTTTGCTTGCCGATAGTACGTTGCTACAGGTAAGCCATATTGACGAACAGGCAGAGCTGGCAAAATACAAGGATGAGGTGCTGGCTAAGGCAAGAGAAGCCATGGGCGATGCCGACCTGGCTTATATTGAAGAAGATTTGCGGTCGCCCTGTACCCAGGAGATTGCTGTATTTAGGGCCTTTGCCGAAATCGTTGAGCAGGCGGATAACCGGGTGGTGGTGATTGATACGGCACCGACCGGCCACACGTTGCTGCTACTGGATGCTACGCAAAGCTATCATAAGGAGATTCAAAAAAGCCAGGGAGCTATTCCGGCGAGTGTGAAAAAGCTATTGCCCCGGCTGCGCAATGCAGCGGAAACGGAAGTGGTGATTGTCACGCTGCCGGAAGCAACTCCGGTCCATGAAGCGGACCGCTTGTCCGGGGATCTGAAACGGGCGGGAATTCCTTCTACCTGGTGGATCGTAAACTCCAGTTTTTATCTGACGGCCACGCAGAGTCCGTTGTTAAAGGCGAAGGCCCAGAGTGAAGTCCAGTGGATTAACCAGGTGGCCACTCTTTCACAGGGGCACACGGTTGTCATACCGTGGTATGACAAGGAGCTGCAGCAGCAGGAGTTATGCAAGCTTATCCGGCCATAA